A window of Paraburkholderia megapolitana genomic DNA:
CGGCGAGCAATTCGAGTGCCGTGCCGCCGTTCGACGGCACACAGCTCGCGCTGCCGATGCTAACCGTCACCGCTTCCTGTGTGTCGGCTGCATACGTGAAACGCAACGACTCCACTTTCCGGCGGATTTTCTCGGCCAGTTTGGTCGCTCCCGCGGCCGGCGTGCCGGGCAGTATCACGGCGAATTCCTCGCCGCCATAGCGTGCCACTACATCGATCGAACGGCGTACGGTGGACGCGACGCAATCCGCAACGGCCGCGATGACCTCGTCGCCGGCCGCGTGGCCGTGTGCATCGTTGAACCGCTTGAAGTAATCGATATCGATGAAAAGCGCTGACAGCGGCTCGCCGTTGCGGCGCGAATGCAGCCATGCGTCGTCGAGCCGCTGGTCGAGCGTGCGACGGTTCGCGAGACCCGTGAGTGGATCGGTGGCGGCGAGCCGTAGCAATTCGGTTTCGGCAAGTATCTTGTCGCGCACCGCGAACGCGAGCAACCACGACACGGCGATGACGACCACGCCCAGCGCGAACGTCAGTACTGCGGCGATCACGCTGCGCTTGCGCCAGCTCGCGAGTACGTCGTCGACGGCCGGCGCAACGACGGCGAGCAGTGGGGTGCCGGGTACGCGTGCATAGGTGTACATGCGCGTCACGCCGTCGAGCGCGGAGACCGTCACAAACGACCCCGACGAGTGCCCCGCGATGTACGCGAATACCGGCGAGCGCACCACACTGGTCCCGATTTCGCTGGTCGTGAGCGGCTTGCGGGCGAGCAGCGTGCCGTCGTCGAGCGAAATGAACACCGAACCCGATGGGCCTGTATTGATCTTGTCGAGCAGATGCTGGAAGTACTCGATGCGGATAGCGAGCAGCGCGACGCCGGAAAACTGGCCGTCGGGCGTGTCGATGCGTCGCGTCAGGCCGATCGACAGCTTGTGATCGC
This region includes:
- a CDS encoding sensor domain-containing diguanylate cyclase — protein: MSVLKPVFPLNQRLRKRTLAWEAALARAVGNHPFVAGIAGTAVAAAMAGLTFVSLYAGRADALTHAHETSQSLVSIIGSDLERNIEIYNLSLRAMVDGAQRPLTWQLSPGLRQSVLFDRATDAEYLGGAYILGTDGKVRAEQSGEINPLIGLGDRDYFLAHQRNPSVGLFISHPFRSRLRDHKLSIGLTRRIDTPDGQFSGVALLAIRIEYFQHLLDKINTGPSGSVFISLDDGTLLARKPLTTSEIGTSVVRSPVFAYIAGHSSGSFVTVSALDGVTRMYTYARVPGTPLLAVVAPAVDDVLASWRKRSVIAAVLTFALGVVVIAVSWLLAFAVRDKILAETELLRLAATDPLTGLANRRTLDQRLDDAWLHSRRNGEPLSALFIDIDYFKRFNDAHGHAAGDEVIAAVADCVASTVRRSIDVVARYGGEEFAVILPGTPAAGATKLAEKIRRKVESLRFTYAADTQEAVTVSIGSASCVPSNGGTALELLAAADEQLYAAKAAGRNQVMSFIRPENETTHGASS